A window of Piliocolobus tephrosceles isolate RC106 unplaced genomic scaffold, ASM277652v3 unscaffolded_19969, whole genome shotgun sequence genomic DNA:
ctctgtcgcccaggctggagagcagtggcatgatctcggctcactgcaaactccacctcctgggttcaagtaattcttgtctcagcctcctgagtagctgggattacaggtgcctaccactatgcccggctaatgtttgtatttttattagagatggggtttcaccatgttggccaggttggtctcaaactcctcaccttaggtgatccgcccaccttggcctcccaaagcactggcattacaggcatgagccaccacacacggccttTGCCGCAGTCTTCTAACAGCCCTCTTGCCCTCTCCAGGTCTCTGCTGGGCAGGCAGCAGCCACTCACCGGAGGAAGATGTGGTTGCACTGTTTGCGGATGTAGGCCCGGAGACCCAGGAACTTGCCGTAGACCCGGTGCAGGATGGTCTTGAGGTACTCACGCTCCCGGGGGTCCTCACTATCAAATAGCTCCAGGAGCTGTAGGAACCAgagtcagggtcagggtcaggggaAAGGTCCGCCCCAGGTTGCTTTCATCCTATCCCTGGCCCCTCAGAGAGCCTGCCCCTGCCTTGTGGCACCACCCAGCCTGGGCTCCCCACTTCACCATCAGGACAAACTTTTGATCCACGTATCTCTTGGCCACGGAGGGCTGGAAGTCTGGGCTCTCCAAGAAACGCAGGAAAAACTCATATAccagctgggggagggggacagaCAAAAAGGCAAGTTCAGTAACAGCCTCACCCACTCATTCCACCGTATGGCCCTCATCCAGCCATCTAGGGGTTAAAGAGGCCCTTTCCCCATGCCTTGGATCTCTTCCGAAACTTGGATCTCTGTCTTCCCCAACCCTTCGGACCTGCAGGTGTGGCCACGAAGGCTCAAGGTTGGGCTCATCCTCTTCAGGGTCAAATTCAGGGTTCTCACTGGGCGGCAGAGTCCGGAAGATATTCACTGAGATCTGAGTGGCAGAGGTGGGGTTCATTAAGGAAAAGCCCTTGAAGCCAGAAGCCAGGGAGTCCCTCATtcaaagttctttctttttttttttttttctttcccaagacagggtctcactctgttgcccaagctggagcacagtggtgcaatctcgactcactgcaacctcaacctcccaggctcaagccatcctcccacctcagccctctgagtagctggactacagtagcacaccaccatgcccagcaaatttttaaatttttgtagtgaTGCAGTCTCactgtcaggctggtctcgaaccccttgcctcaagtgatcctctcgcctcagcccaaagtgctgggattacagatgtgagctgctgCTCCCGGCCCTCATTCAAAGTTCTAACAGGTTGATTTCAGCACCTGCCCCAGCAAGCAGTTCATTCCTTGGGCAATCATCACCTGAACGCCTAGTTCGTGCAAGACCTGGGCCAGGGGCTGGGAACCCAAGGGTGAATGGGACACATCCCTGCCTTCTAGGCAGGTGCAATCCAGTGGGGAGAACAAGGTTGGAAGCTGTGAGGTCTACGGGCAGGAAAAGAGATTTCCAGCTTGGGCATTGAGAGCAGCTTCTCGGCAGAGGCAGCACCTGAGCCAGGCCACGGATGGTAAGGGGTGTGGGGTAGAGCACTCCAGGCCTCAGGCAAGTATAAGCAAAGGTGTGAAGGTGGGGCAGGCCCAGAGGCATTCAGTGGGTGTCGGGCAGCAGCGGGTCAGGGGGAAGGAGGACGTGGACTAAGGCCAAGCGGATGAGTGCAGGGTTATCCTCCACGCAGGGGTCCTGTGGACAGGCCACAGGGCTCACGCACCCTCTTGGCCGACCCTCAGAGCCTGAGTGGCAGGTGCTTACCATGCGGATGATGTCTGGGTAGACGGGCTCGATGAGGACACCCCGGGTACTCCCCACACACTCCACCAGCTCGTTGAGGGCCGCCCGCTTCACCTCCTTCCCCTTGAGGTCAGCCACACAGTCCAAGAAGTCAAACATCACCCCACACTGGGCCAGCTTCCGGCTCAGCAGCTCGTGCAGCTCAGAAGCCGGCACatctggggaggggagggcatcCTGAGCCTGAACCCCAGCTCCCCCAGCTGCCCCAGCTCTGGGTGGGACAGACCCTCCTAATCTCCAGGGCAGTCCCTGCTGCTCCCAGGCCCCATGCTCTTGTGCCATCTCCTGCTCCTTGCAGACAGCAAACAACTActgtccctccctccattccttggGGTTGAGGGTTGCTTTTCTTCCTCCTAATCCAGGCTCCGAGAGTATGGTGGCCCGATTTTTAAAACGAGATCACAAATGCTGGATGCAGAGGCTTTCCACAGGTGCCCCAAACAGCTGCTGCCTCCCTCTCAGGTGGCACCCTGTTCTAAGGGCCAGAAATGGGGAGGGGTTCAGGGCCAAGGATCTCTTTGGTGTCCTCAGGCTTGCCCAGTCTGGCCCCTATggcccagggctggggaagggagctACGTGGTGATCCCAGGGAACCCTGCCAAGAGCCTGCTCCAGGGATCTGGCAGCTGGCTGGGCTGATAGTGGCC
This region includes:
- the LOC113221073 gene encoding serine/threonine-protein phosphatase 2A 56 kDa regulatory subunit beta isoform, giving the protein METKLPPASTPTSPSSPGLSPVPPPDKVDGFSRRSLRRARPRRSHSSSQFRYQSNQQELTPLPLLKDVPASELHELLSRKLAQCGVMFDFLDCVADLKGKEVKRAALNELVECVGSTRGVLIEPVYPDIIRMISVNIFRTLPPSENPEFDPEEDEPNLEPSWPHLQLVYEFFLRFLESPDFQPSVAKRYVDQKFVLMLLELFDSEDPREREYLKTILHRVYGKFLGLRAYIRKQCNHIFLR